The Kitasatospora setae KM-6054 genome contains a region encoding:
- a CDS encoding DUF7507 domain-containing protein: MTDLGALPGLPSTSAFGASYSDANGYVYVSDNATGVVYRIDPAARTVLRLANGPKATQNDGARCLTARTPTVTVAKSVAGRLQAADQFTVALADSAGTELTSATTSGTGTSATSANWPARIGADYQISERTADGSASPISGYTATVECRDQTRGTAIPTGGARPQWTFTVPDGDDFLCTVTNTPNAQPSLALAKTAAPIDPAAFTAGQSVTYTYVVTNTGTVPLTALAITEDAAAFTGTGPLPAPTCPAAPLAPGAQTTCTAAYTITAADVLRGSLRNTATATGTPPSGPPAVSPPSSAELPAAPAPGLGIVKSAAPTTVSAAGQDVTYSYAVTNTGNVPLTAVRVVDDPAAFTGSGTVSAVSCPVTELAPAVGTVCTATYTVTQADIDRGGFTNTATARGTYGGAETASGPSEAVVGANRTPALSLAKTATPTSVTAAGSTVTYVFEVTNTGNTTVRSLAVRETAANRNGTLSAVDCPATELAPQATTRCTATYTVAAADLALEALTNTATATGRAANEASVTSPPSSAVVGVGSGSLTLAKTAAPGSVDTVGSTVTYTFTVTNTGTVPLDQVSVDETAFTGTGTRPAVSCPTGTLASGTAMKCTATYTVTAADLAAGRIDNTATAGGRTPDGRQTTSPPADAEVTTPGPAAPGRLELAKTGVLDGEQVRWTFTVRNTGGQQVTELTVDDPTAGPVSCPATVLAAGASLTCTAAPHTVTAAERAAGRVDNTATAHGSSGGGPVDSDPAKASVPVPAPSPSPSPSPSPSPTPTPTTAPTPTPKPSPEPVPPHPGPHPRPPLPDTGSTAPAAGGLAALLLTGGLLLLRARRRRA; encoded by the coding sequence ATGACCGACCTGGGGGCGCTGCCGGGCCTGCCGTCGACGTCGGCGTTCGGCGCCTCGTACTCGGACGCCAACGGCTACGTGTACGTGTCGGACAACGCCACCGGGGTGGTCTACCGGATCGACCCGGCCGCCCGGACCGTGCTGCGCCTGGCGAACGGTCCGAAGGCCACCCAGAACGACGGCGCGCGCTGCCTGACCGCCCGGACGCCGACCGTGACGGTCGCCAAGTCGGTGGCGGGCCGGCTGCAGGCCGCCGACCAGTTCACCGTGGCCCTGGCGGACTCGGCCGGGACCGAGCTGACCTCGGCCACCACCTCCGGCACCGGCACCTCGGCGACCTCGGCGAACTGGCCCGCCCGGATCGGCGCCGACTACCAGATCAGCGAGCGGACGGCGGACGGCTCGGCCTCCCCGATCTCGGGCTACACCGCGACGGTGGAGTGCCGCGACCAGACCCGGGGCACCGCGATCCCGACCGGCGGCGCCCGCCCGCAGTGGACGTTCACGGTGCCCGACGGCGACGACTTCCTCTGCACCGTCACCAACACGCCGAACGCCCAGCCCTCGCTGGCGCTCGCCAAGACGGCCGCACCGATCGACCCGGCCGCGTTCACCGCCGGGCAGAGCGTCACCTACACGTACGTGGTGACCAACACCGGCACCGTGCCGCTGACCGCCCTGGCCATCACCGAGGACGCCGCCGCGTTCACCGGCACCGGCCCGCTGCCCGCCCCGACCTGCCCGGCGGCCCCGCTGGCGCCCGGCGCGCAGACCACCTGCACCGCGGCGTACACGATCACCGCGGCGGACGTGCTGCGCGGCTCGCTGCGCAACACCGCGACCGCCACCGGCACCCCGCCGAGCGGGCCGCCCGCCGTCTCCCCGCCGTCCAGCGCGGAACTGCCGGCCGCGCCCGCGCCCGGGCTGGGCATCGTCAAGAGCGCCGCCCCCACGACGGTCAGCGCCGCCGGGCAGGACGTCACCTACTCCTACGCGGTGACCAACACCGGCAACGTGCCGCTGACCGCGGTGCGGGTGGTCGACGACCCGGCGGCGTTCACCGGCAGCGGCACGGTGTCGGCGGTCAGCTGCCCGGTCACCGAGCTGGCCCCGGCGGTCGGCACCGTCTGCACCGCGACGTACACCGTCACGCAGGCCGACATCGACCGCGGCGGGTTCACCAACACCGCGACCGCGCGCGGCACGTACGGCGGGGCGGAGACCGCCTCCGGCCCGTCCGAGGCGGTCGTCGGCGCGAACCGGACGCCCGCGCTGAGCCTGGCCAAGACCGCGACGCCGACCAGCGTCACCGCCGCCGGCAGCACCGTCACGTACGTCTTCGAGGTCACCAACACCGGTAACACCACGGTGCGTTCGCTGGCCGTGCGGGAGACCGCGGCCAACCGCAACGGCACCCTGTCGGCGGTCGACTGCCCGGCCACCGAGCTCGCCCCGCAGGCCACCACCCGCTGTACCGCGACGTACACGGTGGCCGCCGCCGACCTGGCACTGGAGGCGCTCACCAACACGGCGACCGCGACCGGCCGGGCCGCGAACGAGGCGAGCGTCACCTCGCCGCCGTCCAGCGCCGTCGTCGGCGTCGGCAGCGGCTCGCTGACGCTCGCCAAGACCGCTGCGCCGGGCAGCGTCGACACCGTGGGCAGCACGGTGACGTACACCTTCACCGTGACCAACACCGGCACCGTGCCGCTCGACCAGGTCTCGGTCGACGAGACCGCGTTCACCGGCACCGGCACCCGGCCCGCCGTCAGCTGCCCGACCGGCACGCTGGCCAGCGGCACCGCGATGAAGTGCACCGCCACGTACACCGTCACCGCCGCCGACCTGGCCGCCGGGAGGATCGACAACACCGCGACGGCCGGCGGCCGCACCCCCGACGGCCGCCAGACCACCTCACCGCCCGCCGACGCCGAGGTCACCACCCCCGGGCCGGCCGCGCCGGGCCGGCTCGAACTCGCCAAGACCGGCGTGCTGGACGGCGAGCAGGTCCGCTGGACGTTCACCGTGCGCAACACCGGCGGGCAGCAGGTCACCGAGCTGACCGTGGACGACCCGACGGCGGGCCCGGTCAGCTGCCCCGCGACCGTGCTGGCGGCCGGCGCCTCGCTCACCTGCACCGCCGCCCCGCACACCGTCACCGCTGCCGAACGGGCCGCCGGGAGGGTCGACAACACCGCGACCGCGCACGGCAGTTCGGGGGGCGGGCCGGTCGACTCCGACCCGGCGAAGGCCAGCGTCCCGGTGCCCGCGCCGTCCCCCAGCCCGTCCCCCAGCCCGTCCCCCAGCCCGACGCCCACGCCCACGACGGCGCCCACGCCGACGCCGAAGCCGTCGCCCGAGCCCGTGCCGCCGCACCCCGGGCCGCACCCGCGCCCGCCGCTCCCGGACACCGGCAGCACCGCGCCGGCCGCCGGCGGGCTCGCCGCCCTGCTGCTGACCGGCGGACTGCTGCTGCTCCGGGCCCGCCGCCGCCGGGCCTGA
- a CDS encoding HAD-IA family hydrolase: MGAETGTGTTGGGGGYRAVLFDVDGVLLDSLPAYRRIWDAWARLRGLDTAHVWDRTFGRRPEDTVRDVAPALDPDAERLVLNALMHEQGDAFPAADGAAELLTALRPDRWALVTSGSRGPVHRRFALGGLPLPGVQVYGEDVRESKPHPEGYLLAARRLGVDPRHCLVVEDAPAGAAAGAAAGCAVIALTLSHPPGAFPGATLHAPSLRAAHAAITGMLAADEA, encoded by the coding sequence ATGGGGGCGGAGACGGGGACGGGGACCACGGGTGGCGGCGGCGGGTACCGGGCCGTGCTGTTCGACGTGGACGGCGTCCTGCTGGACTCGCTGCCCGCCTACCGCCGGATCTGGGACGCCTGGGCCCGGCTGCGCGGCCTCGACACCGCGCACGTCTGGGACCGCACCTTCGGCCGCCGCCCCGAGGACACCGTCCGCGACGTCGCCCCCGCGCTCGACCCGGACGCCGAACGGCTCGTCCTCAACGCGCTGATGCACGAGCAGGGCGACGCCTTCCCGGCCGCGGACGGCGCCGCCGAACTGCTCACCGCGCTGCGCCCCGACCGCTGGGCGCTGGTCACCTCGGGCAGCCGCGGCCCGGTGCACCGCCGCTTCGCGCTGGGCGGGCTGCCGCTGCCCGGCGTGCAGGTCTACGGCGAGGACGTGCGGGAGTCCAAGCCGCACCCCGAGGGGTACCTGCTGGCCGCGCGCCGGCTCGGCGTCGACCCGCGGCACTGCCTGGTGGTGGAGGACGCCCCCGCCGGGGCCGCGGCGGGCGCGGCGGCCGGCTGCGCGGTGATCGCCCTGACCCTCTCCCACCCGCCCGGGGCCTTCCCCGGCGCGACGCTGCACGCCCCGTCGCTGCGGGCCGCCCACGCCGCGATCACCGGGATGCTGGCGGCGGACGAAGCGTAG
- a CDS encoding carbonic anhydrase, translating to MTDATHLTPQAAFELLLAGNGRFVAGSPQHPNQDAARRAQTAPSQAPFAVLFGCSDSRLAAEIIFDQGLGDLFVVRTAGHVLGTEVLGSIEYGVSVLGTPLVIVLGHDSCGAVGATREAVAAGASGEGFVRDVIERVTPSVLAANAAGYTDNSDFIDEHIRHTVSLLVERSHTIASAVAAGTTAVVGLSYRLVDGTAHLVTTRGLDLPAPAAV from the coding sequence ATGACTGACGCCACGCACCTCACTCCCCAGGCCGCTTTCGAATTGCTGCTGGCGGGCAACGGCAGGTTCGTCGCCGGTTCCCCGCAGCACCCGAACCAGGACGCCGCCCGCCGCGCCCAGACCGCCCCGTCCCAGGCGCCGTTCGCGGTGCTGTTCGGCTGCTCCGACTCCCGGCTCGCCGCCGAGATCATCTTCGACCAGGGCCTGGGCGACCTGTTCGTGGTCCGCACCGCCGGGCACGTGCTGGGCACCGAGGTGCTGGGCAGCATCGAGTACGGGGTGAGCGTGCTGGGCACGCCGCTGGTGATCGTGCTCGGGCACGACTCCTGCGGCGCGGTCGGCGCCACCCGGGAGGCGGTCGCGGCGGGTGCCAGCGGCGAGGGCTTCGTCCGCGACGTGATCGAGCGGGTCACCCCGAGCGTCCTGGCCGCCAACGCCGCCGGCTACACCGACAACTCCGACTTCATCGACGAGCACATACGGCACACCGTCAGCCTGCTGGTGGAGCGCTCGCACACCATCGCCTCGGCGGTGGCCGCGGGTACCACCGCCGTCGTCGGCCTCTCCTACCGGCTCGTCGACGGCACCGCCCACCTGGTCACCACCCGGGGACTCGACCTGCCGGCCCCCGCCGCCGTCTGA
- a CDS encoding YoaK family protein — MSTPKAVGADTADGDPLALALFGLTVVSGLIDAVSYLGLGHVFAANMTGNVVVIGFALAGAPGFSVIGSTTALAAFLLGAALAGRLTAGRLRPALAAESALHLVAAAVLFAAGRDGAVQYGVIALLALAMGLRNATVRSLGVPDLTTTVLTMTLTGLAAEPRSPRRRRRVLAALTMIAGVVPGSVLVLHDQAGWALLAAAALTAATAALYRG; from the coding sequence TTGAGCACACCGAAGGCCGTCGGGGCGGACACCGCGGACGGCGACCCGCTGGCGCTCGCCCTGTTCGGACTGACCGTGGTCAGCGGGCTGATCGACGCCGTCAGCTACCTGGGGCTCGGGCACGTCTTCGCCGCCAACATGACCGGCAACGTCGTCGTCATCGGCTTCGCGCTGGCCGGCGCGCCGGGCTTCTCGGTGATCGGGTCGACCACCGCGCTGGCCGCGTTCCTGCTCGGCGCCGCCCTGGCCGGCCGGCTGACCGCCGGGCGGCTGCGGCCCGCGCTGGCCGCCGAGAGCGCACTGCACCTGGTGGCGGCCGCCGTGCTCTTCGCCGCGGGCCGCGACGGGGCGGTCCAGTACGGGGTGATCGCGCTGCTGGCGCTGGCGATGGGCCTGCGCAACGCGACGGTGCGCAGCCTGGGCGTGCCCGACCTGACCACCACCGTGCTGACCATGACGCTGACCGGCCTCGCCGCCGAACCCCGCTCCCCGCGCCGGCGCCGCCGGGTGCTGGCCGCGCTGACCATGATCGCCGGGGTCGTCCCCGGCTCGGTGCTGGTCCTGCACGACCAGGCCGGCTGGGCGCTGCTCGCCGCGGCCGCGCTCACGGCCGCGACCGCGGCGCTCTACCGGGGCTGA
- a CDS encoding DUF6923 family protein: MTERHRRRPWRLLAAAVLTGALLPLAGGAQPAAAAAVPWTCDASGYLFQSPNGRGTKPFTVQRVDLVTGANSLLGTTADSLNGVGYNTLDNYFYAWDFTTSQLARVNADLTLKQLGRPTGFPNTDVNIGDFDQAGHYFAANGNATPALWREVDFAPGSPTYGQVIGSGTLTPSAGGTSRPTGRTSRARRRPGSTARGRPPPGGATRTCSGSTRPRRR; this comes from the coding sequence ATGACAGAGCGTCACAGACGGCGGCCGTGGCGGCTGCTCGCGGCAGCGGTTCTCACGGGGGCGCTGCTCCCGCTGGCGGGTGGTGCGCAGCCGGCGGCCGCGGCGGCCGTCCCCTGGACGTGCGACGCGTCCGGCTACCTGTTCCAGTCGCCGAACGGGCGCGGCACCAAGCCGTTCACCGTCCAGCGGGTCGACCTGGTGACGGGGGCGAACTCGCTGCTCGGCACGACGGCGGACTCGCTGAACGGCGTCGGCTACAACACCCTGGACAACTACTTCTACGCCTGGGACTTCACCACCAGCCAGCTGGCCCGGGTCAACGCCGACCTGACGCTGAAGCAGCTGGGCCGCCCGACCGGCTTCCCGAACACCGACGTCAACATCGGCGACTTCGACCAGGCGGGCCACTACTTCGCGGCGAACGGCAACGCGACGCCCGCCCTCTGGCGGGAGGTCGACTTCGCGCCGGGCTCGCCGACGTACGGCCAGGTGATCGGCTCGGGGACGCTGACCCCTTCGGCGGGGGGGACTTCCCGTCCGACTGGTCGTACGTCGCGGGCCCGGCGCCGGCCGGGTTCTACGGCGCGGGGCCGACCGCCACCGGGCGGGGCGACGCGCACCTGTTCCGGTTCGACCCGGCCGCGAAGGCGATGA
- a CDS encoding NADH:flavin oxidoreductase — translation MTDPVPSPAAAASPAADRAAERAAAVLSRPVAINGLTVPNRIVMAPMTRKHSPGGVPGADVRAYYARRAAAGVGLIVTEGTYVGHESAGQSDSIPRFHGEEQLAGWAKVAEEVHAAGGTIVPQLWHIGMVRRAGEPPFPEAPAVGPSGIRPDGTEGAGRAMTRADLDAVIGAFAEAAAAAERTGFDGVELHGAHGYLIDQFLWAGTNRRTDAYGGDPVARTRFAAELVAAVRAAVSPRFPVLFRFSQWKTDGYDARLAETPQELEAVLAPLAAAGVDAFHASTRRYWTPEFAGSDLNLAGWTRKLTGLPTVTVGSVGLDGDFLRAFAGEGAPARGLDDLLDRLERDEFDLVAVGRALLQDPQWAAKVLAGRHTELQPYDAASLQTLH, via the coding sequence GTGACCGATCCCGTCCCCTCCCCCGCCGCCGCCGCTTCTCCCGCCGCCGACCGGGCCGCCGAGCGGGCCGCCGCGGTGCTGTCCCGTCCGGTCGCGATCAACGGGCTGACCGTGCCCAACCGGATCGTGATGGCGCCGATGACCCGCAAGCACTCGCCCGGCGGCGTGCCCGGCGCGGACGTCCGGGCGTACTACGCGCGCCGGGCCGCCGCCGGGGTCGGGCTGATCGTCACCGAAGGCACGTACGTCGGCCACGAGTCGGCGGGCCAGAGCGACAGCATCCCGCGGTTCCACGGCGAGGAGCAGCTGGCCGGGTGGGCCAAGGTCGCCGAGGAGGTGCACGCGGCGGGCGGGACGATCGTGCCGCAGCTGTGGCACATCGGGATGGTCCGCCGGGCGGGCGAGCCGCCGTTCCCGGAGGCCCCGGCGGTCGGGCCGTCCGGGATCCGGCCGGACGGCACCGAGGGGGCCGGCCGGGCGATGACCCGCGCCGACCTGGACGCCGTCATCGGCGCGTTCGCCGAGGCCGCCGCGGCCGCCGAGCGGACCGGTTTCGACGGCGTCGAGCTGCACGGCGCGCACGGCTACCTGATCGACCAGTTCCTGTGGGCGGGCACCAACCGCCGCACCGACGCGTACGGCGGCGACCCGGTCGCCCGGACCAGGTTCGCGGCCGAGCTGGTCGCGGCGGTGCGCGCGGCCGTCTCGCCGCGTTTCCCGGTGCTGTTCCGCTTCTCGCAGTGGAAGACGGACGGCTACGACGCCCGCCTCGCCGAGACCCCGCAGGAGCTGGAGGCGGTGCTGGCCCCGCTCGCCGCGGCCGGCGTCGACGCCTTCCACGCCTCCACCCGCCGCTACTGGACGCCCGAGTTCGCCGGCTCCGACCTCAACCTGGCCGGTTGGACCAGGAAGCTCACCGGCCTGCCCACCGTCACCGTCGGCTCGGTCGGCCTGGACGGCGACTTCCTCCGCGCCTTCGCGGGCGAGGGCGCCCCGGCGCGCGGCCTCGACGACCTCCTCGACCGCCTGGAGCGCGACGAGTTCGACCTGGTCGCCGTCGGCCGCGCCCTCCTCCAGGACCCGCAGTGGGCCGCCAAGGTCCTGGCCGGCCGCCACACCGAACTGCAGCCGTACGACGCGGCCTCGCTGCAGACCCTGCACTGA
- a CDS encoding HAD family hydrolase, with protein MTVVPLDPASPASHAVGIDFDQTLVAHDDGWQDGRIYGKPVPGAIESLHALKRLRSVFIMTARPRRFHAAVAGWLREHSGLETLVDEDPERAYWQGDCLLVTNKKLGAAVYIDDRALRFTGDWTATLAQAHHAIGLPATPART; from the coding sequence ATGACCGTCGTACCGCTCGACCCCGCCTCGCCCGCCTCGCACGCCGTCGGCATCGACTTCGACCAGACGCTGGTCGCGCACGACGACGGCTGGCAGGACGGCCGGATCTACGGCAAGCCCGTCCCGGGGGCGATCGAGTCGCTGCACGCCCTGAAGCGGCTCCGCTCGGTGTTCATCATGACCGCCCGCCCCCGCCGCTTCCACGCCGCCGTGGCGGGCTGGCTGCGCGAGCACTCCGGCCTGGAGACGCTGGTCGACGAGGACCCCGAGCGCGCCTACTGGCAGGGCGACTGCCTGCTCGTCACCAACAAGAAGCTCGGCGCCGCCGTGTACATCGACGACCGCGCCCTGCGCTTCACCGGCGACTGGACGGCCACCCTCGCCCAGGCCCACCACGCGATCGGCCTCCCGGCCACCCCGGCCCGCACCTAG
- a CDS encoding FAD-dependent monooxygenase: protein MIDVLVVGGGPTGLMLACELRLHGVEVVVLERLAAPTGESRGQGLHARSVEVMDQRGLLERFRAVSEEFRVGGLFAGEARAWPEGMDTAHPYGLATPQPVTERLLWERAEELGADLRRGREVVGLVQDEEGVEVSLADGARLRARWLVGCDGGRSTVRRLAGVAFPGEPATVQTLLGQMEAAEAPERIAEVVAEVRRTQLRFGLHHEGGGLYRVIVPAEGVSEDRAAPTLEEFRARLRAVAGTDFGVHSPRWLSRFGDATRQAERYRTGRVLLAGDAAHVHPPTGGQGLNLGVQDAFNLGWKLAAEVAGWAPPGLLDSYHAERHPVGAAVIAHTRAQMTLLGTGPGPVALRGVFARLMDFPEVNRYITGVVSGVDVRYDFGPGPALLGRRLRDVRLVDAPSAGRLYERTRAGRGVLLDRSGLLSAEVAGWRDRVDVLVDGCPELSAPAVLLRPDGHVAWVGAEPGGGEGLARALARWFGAAG from the coding sequence ATGATCGACGTGCTGGTGGTCGGCGGCGGGCCGACCGGGTTGATGCTGGCGTGCGAGCTGCGGCTGCACGGGGTGGAGGTGGTGGTTCTCGAACGGCTGGCGGCGCCGACCGGGGAGTCCCGGGGGCAGGGGTTGCACGCGCGCAGTGTGGAGGTGATGGATCAGCGCGGGCTGTTGGAGCGGTTCCGGGCGGTGAGTGAGGAGTTCCGGGTCGGCGGGCTGTTCGCGGGTGAGGCGCGGGCGTGGCCGGAGGGGATGGACACGGCGCATCCGTACGGGCTGGCGACGCCGCAGCCGGTGACGGAGCGCCTGCTGTGGGAGCGGGCGGAGGAGTTGGGCGCGGATCTGCGGCGCGGCCGCGAGGTGGTCGGGCTGGTCCAGGACGAGGAGGGGGTGGAGGTATCGCTGGCGGACGGGGCGCGGCTGCGGGCGCGCTGGCTGGTGGGGTGCGACGGCGGGCGCAGTACGGTGCGCCGGCTGGCGGGTGTGGCGTTCCCGGGCGAGCCGGCGACGGTGCAGACGCTGCTGGGGCAGATGGAGGCGGCGGAGGCTCCGGAGCGGATCGCCGAGGTGGTGGCGGAGGTCCGGCGGACGCAGCTGCGGTTCGGGCTGCACCACGAGGGCGGCGGGCTGTACCGGGTGATCGTTCCGGCGGAGGGCGTGTCGGAGGACCGGGCGGCGCCGACGCTGGAGGAGTTCCGGGCCCGGCTGCGGGCGGTGGCGGGCACCGACTTCGGGGTGCACTCGCCGCGCTGGCTGTCCCGCTTCGGGGACGCGACGCGCCAGGCGGAGCGGTACCGGACGGGCCGGGTCCTGCTGGCGGGCGACGCGGCGCACGTCCATCCGCCGACCGGCGGCCAGGGGTTGAACCTGGGCGTGCAGGACGCGTTCAACCTGGGCTGGAAGCTGGCGGCCGAGGTGGCGGGCTGGGCGCCGCCGGGCCTGCTGGACTCGTACCACGCGGAGCGGCACCCGGTGGGCGCGGCGGTGATCGCGCACACCCGGGCGCAGATGACGCTGCTGGGCACCGGTCCCGGCCCGGTGGCGCTGCGCGGGGTGTTCGCCCGGCTGATGGACTTCCCGGAGGTGAACCGGTACATCACGGGCGTGGTCTCGGGGGTGGACGTCCGGTACGACTTCGGCCCGGGCCCGGCCCTGCTGGGGCGCCGGCTGCGGGACGTGCGACTGGTCGACGCGCCGTCGGCGGGGCGGTTGTACGAGCGGACGCGGGCGGGCCGGGGCGTGCTGCTGGACCGGTCGGGGCTGCTGTCGGCCGAGGTGGCGGGCTGGCGGGACCGGGTGGACGTGCTGGTGGACGGCTGTCCGGAGCTGTCGGCGCCGGCGGTGCTGCTGCGTCCGGACGGGCACGTGGCGTGGGTCGGCGCCGAGCCGGGCGGCGGGGAGGGGCTGGCGCGGGCGCTGGCGCGCTGGTTCGGCGCGGCGGGGTAG
- a CDS encoding MFS transporter has translation MAANPTASPAPSPAPVPLSGPSVLGRVGAGRSVGVLLAAAAVFYVVSPVLQGAALPAVRVRFGLSAQQVVGMKVGGGALMVLSLFAAGRAGDAWGRRRVLAWSLGVLAAGLAVEAVAFSDWSYLLGRSVVIAGVSAVFAGCLASVAALNAPGRMPQALGGWLAVMSASFFVAANLIPRAPSMPGLRVSAGLGAVLAVVLLVVARRRLPEAGDPPTPLDRVFLLALALALAAVVTGLQVGPVWGWSDPRTVALLALLPVAAAVAGRRWRRRRFTMPPRIASMALATGVAVGFTQVALLLALPVLTAQSGIGVPATALMVSAYGAGGVAGCLLVRARRISPVTGCSLGLPLAVIGLSLCHVLPTGPATGMALGTLAALLTGLGVMMAQVPQMAWFLSALPRGRMGTAAAFHPVSVLLGTAAAQALPSTSAVSLGASGRQAEGVLWVAAAVVAAGALIAGLPAVVLGVVVAAAGEWLLVRALAGAELAQRPLAQGAALAVGVVTGLAVWGRRQRSERLAASRASAAALQEAVLHPVPERLGGLRLASRYQAATTGTGIGGDFLDAVETPHGTRLLIGDVRGKGLQAVQTVTDLLGCFRSQAHETADLGELAARLDRHTARSAAARGDEELFATALLLQHRPGDGYVEVVNCGHLAPLALGPAGVREAAAPALLPLGFGALGGDVPVPRRVPLPAGESLLLYTDGLTEARNASREFYPAVERLAASGRREPAALLSFLERDVRDWSHQLTDDIALVALTPE, from the coding sequence ATGGCCGCGAACCCCACGGCCTCCCCCGCCCCCTCCCCCGCGCCCGTGCCGCTGAGCGGCCCGTCCGTGCTGGGGCGGGTGGGGGCGGGGCGGTCGGTCGGGGTGCTGCTGGCGGCGGCCGCGGTGTTCTACGTGGTGTCGCCGGTGCTGCAGGGCGCGGCGCTGCCGGCGGTGCGGGTCCGGTTCGGGCTGAGCGCCCAGCAGGTGGTGGGGATGAAGGTGGGCGGCGGCGCGCTGATGGTGCTGTCGCTGTTCGCGGCGGGCCGGGCGGGCGACGCGTGGGGGCGGCGCCGGGTGCTGGCCTGGTCGCTGGGGGTGCTGGCGGCGGGGCTGGCGGTCGAGGCGGTGGCGTTCTCGGACTGGTCGTACCTGCTGGGGCGGTCGGTGGTGATCGCCGGGGTGTCGGCGGTCTTCGCGGGCTGCCTGGCCTCGGTGGCGGCACTGAACGCGCCGGGCCGGATGCCGCAGGCGCTGGGCGGCTGGCTGGCGGTGATGTCGGCGTCGTTCTTCGTCGCGGCGAACCTGATCCCGCGCGCCCCGTCGATGCCGGGCCTGCGGGTGAGCGCGGGCCTGGGCGCGGTGCTGGCGGTGGTGCTGCTGGTGGTGGCGCGGCGGCGGCTGCCGGAGGCGGGCGATCCGCCGACGCCGCTGGACCGGGTGTTCCTGCTCGCGCTGGCGCTGGCGCTGGCCGCCGTGGTGACCGGGCTGCAGGTCGGCCCGGTCTGGGGCTGGTCGGATCCGCGGACGGTGGCGCTGCTGGCGCTGCTGCCGGTCGCGGCGGCGGTGGCGGGCCGGCGCTGGCGGCGCCGGCGGTTCACGATGCCGCCGCGGATCGCGTCGATGGCGCTGGCCACCGGCGTGGCGGTGGGCTTCACCCAGGTCGCGCTGCTGCTGGCGCTGCCGGTGCTGACCGCCCAGTCGGGCATCGGGGTGCCGGCGACGGCGCTGATGGTCTCGGCGTACGGGGCCGGCGGGGTGGCGGGCTGCCTGCTGGTGCGGGCCCGGCGGATCTCGCCGGTGACGGGCTGCTCGCTGGGGCTGCCGCTGGCGGTGATCGGGCTGTCGCTGTGCCACGTGCTGCCGACCGGCCCGGCCACCGGGATGGCGCTGGGCACGCTGGCGGCGCTGCTGACCGGGCTGGGCGTGATGATGGCGCAGGTGCCGCAGATGGCGTGGTTCCTGTCGGCGCTGCCGCGCGGCCGGATGGGGACGGCGGCGGCGTTCCACCCGGTGTCGGTGCTGCTGGGGACGGCGGCGGCGCAGGCGCTGCCGTCGACCTCGGCGGTCAGCCTGGGGGCGAGCGGGCGGCAGGCGGAGGGCGTGCTGTGGGTGGCGGCGGCGGTGGTCGCGGCGGGGGCGCTGATCGCGGGGCTGCCGGCGGTGGTGCTGGGCGTGGTGGTGGCGGCGGCCGGCGAGTGGCTGCTGGTGCGGGCGCTGGCCGGGGCGGAGCTGGCGCAGCGCCCGCTGGCGCAGGGCGCGGCGCTGGCGGTGGGGGTGGTGACGGGGCTGGCGGTGTGGGGGCGGCGGCAGCGGAGCGAGCGGCTGGCGGCGAGCCGGGCGAGCGCGGCGGCGCTCCAGGAGGCGGTGCTGCACCCGGTCCCGGAGCGGCTGGGCGGCCTGCGGCTGGCGTCCCGGTACCAGGCGGCCACGACGGGGACGGGCATCGGCGGGGACTTCCTGGACGCGGTGGAGACCCCGCACGGGACGCGGCTGCTGATCGGGGACGTCCGGGGCAAGGGCTTGCAGGCGGTGCAGACCGTGACGGACCTGCTGGGCTGCTTCCGCTCGCAGGCGCACGAGACGGCCGACCTGGGCGAGCTGGCAGCCCGGCTGGACCGGCACACGGCGCGCAGCGCGGCGGCCCGCGGCGACGAGGAGCTGTTCGCGACGGCGCTGCTGCTCCAGCACCGCCCGGGCGACGGGTACGTCGAGGTGGTGAACTGCGGCCACCTGGCGCCGCTGGCACTGGGCCCGGCGGGGGTGCGCGAGGCGGCGGCCCCGGCGCTGCTGCCGCTGGGCTTCGGCGCCCTGGGCGGGGACGTGCCGGTGCCGCGGCGGGTGCCGCTGCCGGCCGGGGAGTCGCTGCTGCTGTACACGGACGGGCTGACCGAGGCGCGCAACGCGTCCCGCGAGTTCTATCCGGCGGTGGAGCGGCTGGCCGCGTCCGGGCGGCGCGAGCCGGCGGCGCTGCTGTCCTTCCTGGAGCGGGACGTGCGGGACTGGAGCCACCAGTTGACCGACGACATCGCCCTGGTCGCGCTCACTCCGGAGTGA